Within the Triplophysa dalaica isolate WHDGS20190420 chromosome 2, ASM1584641v1, whole genome shotgun sequence genome, the region agacgatttaatgttaaaaacgctgtattttccacaaaccgtgcatgtttgtatctcctctttgccccgcctctctgaaacacgcagattttttttacaaagctcattgctctgataAGCTACAAAGAAGACATTTGCTGTTTAGTTATATGCAATTTGATCTTAACCATACCTAACTCTTCCTCTTTTGTCATAGTATGGCACGCATGAGAGGATTCAAAGGAACGTACTGTTTTCTGGTGCCATACCTGGTCTGCTTTGTATGGTGCGAGTTTTCAGTGATTCTGCTCCAGAACTCCACCACCATCGGTCTTATCCGTACCTGTGTGGCCTACTTCCTGCTCCTGTTCGCCTTGCCCGTCCTGTCTTTGGGTCTGTTAGCAATGCTTTTGATTCAATTGGTTAAATGGTTTTTGGAACTGGAGTTAACCAAAATGCTGGTTACCCTGGCAGTGTGCGCTGTGCCTGTAACCCTACGACTCTGGACCCGATTCAGCCTTTCCATTCTCAATGTCTTTCGCTCCATCACCCACAGAGGCCCCGTGAAACTGATTCTCTTGTGCATCTCTACTGTTATTTTACTCAGCGGGGTCTATATCTACAATGCCGAAGGTCTGAAGGTCTACAACTCCACACTCACCTGGGAGCAGTATGGTACGCTATGCGGCCCCCATGCCTGGCAGGATCATGGCATGGCCCAAACTCAGCTCCTCTGCGGCCATCTAGAAGGTCACCGGGTCACGTGGAGAGGAATATTTCGCCGCGTGCGTGTGGCCGAGACAGAAAACGGAGCTCAGTCAGTTATAAACATGCTACCTGTGTTCATGGGAGACTGGTTGAGGTGTCTCTATGGTGAGGTTTACCCAAAGTGCGAACCACGGAACAGTACGTCTCAGGTTGTGAATATAACGGAAGGCGTCTTGTCTCCTGTGAACTCCACCTTCTTGTTCCTCCAGCAGGAAGAAGGGGAGCTATGTAGAATAAAAACCTTTGCTAAACATCAGTGTCATGTAAAACGCTTTGACAGTTACCGGTTTGAAATTACCGTAGGCATGCTGGTGGAAGGGGTCACAGAACTCGACGATCCAGCAGGCGACATCATCCTCATGGCAAGCCATGAGTTTAAGCAGGTGCTCCTGAATCTCGACCCAGGCAGTTTGGTGGAATTCGGCACAAAGCTTGAGGGGAAGTTAGGTGCCAAGCTACCTGCATTTGAACTGAAAACTATAAACTGTCTAGACTGCAGCTCGTCACTGGTGCCTGAAGGACGACAGGTCAAGATTGAGCGCAACTGGAGAAAGACAATGCTTAAAGCCATCAAATTTGCATTTGACTTTTTCTTTGCACCGTTCCTCTATGCTAAGATCAATGTGTGAAggagaacacaaagaaaattgGAAAAATGTGGATTTcaatgcatttaaaagaaaagctTCCTAGTGATTAAAGGAAGAAAATAGTTCTCTAAAGATTGATTGCAAagtctttataaatatttcaagtATGTAAGGGGTCAGGTAAATTTTTGTTGCAAAaggaaaataatataaatgtgagAGTGTTGtttattagggatgtaacaatattattgaatttgtgttatcgcaatagcaaaattgtcaaaattatcgcggtcacatgactgtataaAATGATTGGTCTTCCAGACCTAGAAAAAATAATAGacatctggtgcaattattttattttataaaagggactTTTAGGTTATTTGACCCATCTCGTACTATAACTCGATTAGAGGATAAATTAGaggattagaggataaagaaaagaggatgcttgtGGCAcatttccaagtcatcatttgtcattgtaAATGTTGCAATAAATATCCTATACACTTATAGGATATATAAGCTTATATACTTTATACCGAGATAGATAATCGCACAGTgggaattttatattgttaCGTCCCTATTGTTTATCAATTGTGCATGCTTTATGTTGTCATCAATTGGTAAAAGATTCAATAATTTACAAATTTTGTATAATGCTAAACAGATCAACATTAAATTTTAAAGtttatgtttcataaaataTGGACAGTGCCcctaaacatgaaaattctgtcatcgttaactcaccctcaggttgtttcagacatgtatacatttctttgttccgatgaacacagttACCAAATTTCAGTCCTAGGACATCATCCACTAtcatataagaaaaaaaatattgtatttgtttttgttttgttgaacacaaatattttgcagaatttaggaaaacaaaccgtTCTGGTGCACATTTGACTCAACTGTTCCTACTGTGCTAGTCAATTATGTCCgggaactgaaaattactaacattcttccaaatccCGCTCTTTGCgttcatctgaacaaataacatttttacaggtatgaaataacatgagggtgaggaaatgatgacagaattttcatttacagGTGATATATCCCTTTTATTTGGTTTAAGATTACAGTATGTTGGTAAAAAATTATTACAATACAGATTTTTCCTTGAATTCTTCAAATGTAGGCTAAGTATTTTCAGCTGTGCTCATTCCATAAACTACCCTTATTTTCTTAAGGTTAAACGTAGCATTCTCGTATGTTTAGTGTGTCATGGATATTTTGAAAGTATATATAGATGTGTTTTAGCCATGGCAAATGTAGGTTTGGATTTGTTTGAAATTTGATTTTGaaagtaaattatattttatgtctttctaaattttctaaattattatttttccgaaAAAATTCAGACACACTTTTGCAATCCAAACGATGAACCATAGGATGATGATGATTGTTAGATGATCTTATTTACTGGGgtaattctttattttaacgACATGTTATAATCTGAATGTACATGCCAAAGAACAGTGATTACCTTCAATGTTGTCACAGTTTGCgatgtcaaaatgttttgtcaatgGGGTGTGAAACCGGTTTACATAATCTCAAAGTGCATTTTGAACCATGCTGATCCCTGcaactgttgttttgtgtgtaaaaCAAATAGTCTTCTAAACTAAATGAAGTGCCTTCAAAATTAAAGAGATTCGAAATGACTTTGGTGTCCACTGCAACTTTAACTAGCCAAGAACCGGCAACTGACATGTAAAGCATTGGTTTGTTTTTAGGTGCAGTGTTAGCAAAGATATTATTTACCACAATAATGCACTGGGATAATCAAAATAAAGTACATTAAAATAAGAATAGCAAAAttgaaataacagaaaaaaagagtcaaTTAATTTAAGTCAGAATATCAAATTACCAAATGCTTGCAAATACCATCAGACGGTTAACTTTCGCTCATTGAAAGCACTtggtgtatgagagagagaggagtaaTTCATGTAGAACTGACTCAATGATATACAGAGGTGATATTGATTTAATCACATTCCTCCATTTGCctcttttatttttccattaagTGTCAATAGAATATGTTTAGGCATCATAGATATACACATTAGTAACACTGGATAATGATAAACATGCTTTTCTGCGTGTATGCTTGCATGAATAggcctgtgtgtgtctgagagagGGGATGGTCTTGAAAAACTCTTGAGAGATTGTGGACAGGGTAAAACTCAGGCCATTATTCCCTGGTTGCATTGTGAATACGTTTCACTGCATGTCTGGAGAGCATGAGAGAATGCATAATGGCAGAAGGCCTATCACCATGGTGACAGGATGTCACGGTGCAATGTTATTCGGTATGAGAAACCAAGTGAGAGAGGAACAGATACATAAACAGCCGAGAAGCATCGTCCCAgactaaaacaaataattcTAGAAGTTGATGTCAACACTgcagttattaaaataaaaaacaggaaaCTATAATTTACTtcctctcatgtcatttcaaacctgattTCCTgactggaacacaaaaggagaaatCCCAGCTGTTtgatatacaataaaagtgaatggtgaccaaGGCCAATCTCCTTTTGTGccccacagaagaaagtcaaacaagaCTGAAATGTcacaaggatgagtaaatgacagaattttcatttatgcgTGCAATTACACATTTAACAAAGACTACAAATTTAAGAGTGAGAGACTAATTGTATGAGGCACAGCCTCGATCCGTGTAGAGGAAGGAGCATACAAAATTGGGACAAGAAAACCCATAAGAGACACTAAAAAGAGCTTGTAGATAGGAGAGCATCCCATTAACATCAtaacactttcaaaatgaatgaattaaaagcatGGGTTTGACAGATACATTCATTAAAGCCtttttcatataataaaaacaaccatTGACCTTTGTGTCATAAACTAAACTGACACCCAACACTTCATCACCACACCAACACCAAACAAACAGTCACCCAGAAGGTGAATGGCACCTTTAAAAAGACTCACAGTGAATATGGAGTAACACATACACCTGTgtggaaacaaatgttttatggctaaataaatgaatgagttATTTTGACCAAAATGTTTCATCCACTCACACGAGATGAAGAATCTAagttgtattattttacataagGTGGGTCATCTTTCTTAAAATCACATGATCTCCCAGTTGCTAATCGCTCTATTTTTGTAAACTCattatatttaacaattttGGTTGCAGATTGAATCGTGGAAGACGAATTTGTCCCCTAAATTGGGCTAAATTGAAGACGTTTGCCTTTGCTTGATGCTACATTCAGGCAATGtatgaaaactattttattttttatttgtatggcTAATTCGTTGTGTTCCTTACTTAACTGAATTCTGAGTATAATCATAAAAAAGTCTGAGgcccaataaataaaatacagtagtataccttagtatttactataggtAACCGTGGTATACTTGTAGTATGTTAATTGCTATTGAGAATGTGAAGCTACATCACGAcgtgttgaatgttgcgccatcttgggaggaccGCTGCTAGTACGtttaatgcagtgttttgtttttcttgtttgattaggaaatataactgtTGTAGGTAGGTCTTGCtatgttaaaaactgcaatagcattaaGCAGAGTCGTTCAAGAAACGCCCCTTGTTCTTTTACTTTCAATTTCTCCatacatcaaacaaaacaagcaatggtacatatcaaaacaataatagccgtggagtatgatcctcccaagatggcggcgccactgcaacatgcaacataagGCGTGACCTCAGCTTGACATCCTCTATACTACTGTACACTTCAGTATAACTAAAGTGAACTGATAAATTGTGGATAATACTGTAGTATTCTTTACAGAGTACAAAAAATGagatcatttcatttcatgcagtgtgtaatgtttccgtgtttgaaagtaagcactctgccaagttgtaaatccgaacgGGAatgatgaatcgcggaacgaatcatttgagactCAGTCAAGgaaagaataactgcctattattacaaaataataatgtttttacaccttctatgtacataaacttgtttttcGACACCCCATAAAGCAAAGTATGACCTTAAAGATctctagttatgtactcttaaATTTTAGTGCAAGgtacaaaaacattatatattatacatacagtataatacagTAGGAACAGAATAATACATTAGGAACAGTACTACAGTTCACtacttaatacaaaaaaataatgtgGGTGCTTAACTGTAAACGGTGAATTTTTTGCTCCTTAATTTTTTTGGGGCAAGTCAATCGGCATTataactcatttaaaaaaatttttttaacttgtaaatcgctttggataaaagcatctgctaaatgaataaatgtcgATGTCAATGTCGTAATGTCGATTTTAACCAGTGATGGATTGctataatttataaaattataattaaagttaaaattgcttacctttttttaaagagttgaAGTTAGAGATTTAAAGTAGTAAGttgattgtaaaaaatgtagccTAAAATGTTTAAGTACAATGTATAAATATGAGAGTTTGAAAAACATTAGCACAGAGTTTTACTTCTTAGTGAAGGGCTACGATTTTGGCTTTGGTCAATTTTACCATACCACACAGGTGTAAATGTAATCCATAGTGAGGTGTAACCCAGTTAGGACATGTTCTGAAGAAGGAGCAGTCTCATCCATCTCATCTGTGTAACAAGCAATGGAATTTAAAGCTCCTGCAAGGATTTAATATAGTGATTCGGTCTAATATGCATCAACGTCTCCACAAACGGTCAACGTGAAAAAAAAGTGAGCTTGTGTAGCGGATGCATTGTCGGACAGGTTTTTGGGAAGCACGTGATAGGAAGACTGCTCTGAGCACTCTTGTTACCGTGACAACTGAGTAACCTGTATCCATGGCAACCTGGTAAGAAGAACTGGAGCTGTCTCATTCCTAGTCCTCGGCACAGTGGCGCCGCCCCACATCCCTGCTGGCTGTCAGTCACATATCAGCACATTCTGGGATTGGGTGACAACCCCATCCATCACCGATCAAAGGAGTCCAGGATTGGCTGAGAGTACAGTCAATCACACAGTACATTTCACATAGTGGAGCTCATTGCAACATTCTTAGCGGTGTAATTAACCAGAAAGTTGTTCAACTTTATACATAAATGCTTCTCCAAGTGTGTAGTTTTTCTGATGGAAAAGCTTATCTGCAACgtaaaactttatattttaggGCTCTGGCACTTATGTCCATCTCCACAGGGCCAATGATTTGTTCGTTTTGTAATTGATGATCAAATCGAGTGCATAAATGTGGTTTCCGTTGCATGTGTGTGGCCCTTTGGCAACCCCTTGGATGTCTCTTGTCACTGGTTTTCAGGATTGACCCTGTCCTGAAAGATATAGAGGTTGTTAGTGGCTGCAATGGCAATGATGTTTTCCGCCGGGTGCCAGGCCATGTGCAGAATCTTTTTAGAGAAGTCCAGACTGTCCACGCCCACATCGCCACGGCGACGCCGGCCCCCGGTGTAAACGCGGCGGGTCCGCAGCACGGCTCGCGGTTTGCTGCTCTCGCGCCATGCCTCGAGGGTCACGCCGCGACCCGTCTCACGATCAAACATCCGGAAAAAACTGTTATACGCTCCTGTCATGATTACACTTGGAGGGGATATGATGAGAGACAGCAAAGCATGATGGGTAATGTTTAAGTAACAGAATCAGTGCGGGGAGGTTTAAAGTGGAACAAAATAAAGAGATTATGATATGAATGAATGGAAATGAAGAACGTAATAATAAAGAATGGAGGTAAGGAGAAAGGAATTAGGAAGAATAAGGAAATACAGGAAATATATCTATATTGGATCAAATATAGTAATGCAATAAAGCCTACCTGTCTGTGCTGTTCCATACACACTCAAACTTGTCAAAAATGCAGTCGTTTTCATACAGCGAACACAGTTTACTCCTCAAGTACTCATgaacctgaaacacacaaaaaaatccttacattctctttgttctttgttttctaTAGTTTCAATGTAAGGCCAATAGCAGCACATAGAAATGGTCCGGTTAAAAGGGTGTATCATCCATCAACCAACTAATTCCTGCCTGCTCAGATATCCCCAGCAGTGAACTGAACAAACAAAGCTTTTGCCATTATCATCGTATCACTACTGGGAAAATGTTTAAAGGGGACGTGCAACACTGTTTCAAGCATTCTGACTTCtgtacaatgttaaacgtgctgtcttctcatgcttgacatggtcaacttgtcaaaaaacaatgtttttttcgaacatgaaaaactgctacgtaacaacttttcttagtgtCTTATTGGGCAACTCTCCCGGAAACGCAGGCCCACGGCAAGGCAAAAGAAATAGCCCGCCCACACGACAACCGACCAGCGATTTTTGCTTGTTCACGCgataagtgaaactgagtcatatgagTCATATGCCTTTTGTAGGCAATGGGTGTGCACCCGCTTTAGTTTCAACCCCCCTCCCCGGATGCTTcatatgttttcggaaataatcgtacagacttatctgtcttttataaatatgatcaaaccAAAGACTTGGATATTTCAAGGGTTTGATACTATTCAgtaagtactcaagattaacatgagatttgcagaaactgtCTTAGTTACAGCCactttaatttgtatttataaaccaAGCATTTTTGCAATTGATTCATTGTCCTGCTgttacagacaaaaaaaatcttctttgcATCTCTTTTAATGTAATCTGTGTGGTTCATTTTTTGGGAAAGTTTTGATAGTAAAACCGTAAATCATTACGTAGCTAAGAGTGGTGTTCATATTATGCAAATACACTGCAGTTCTGttccaaataaaaacaagaaaaaggcgTAAAGACtgcataaaaaaaacaccaaacaaaattcaaaacatATCTAAAAAATGATCAATGTTAATGTATTcttattacacattaaaccaACCTGGTATGTCTCCACCGGGCCCTTCTCCATGTTGAGGTCCCAAACCTTGACTGTCAAGTAGTCTCTAGTAAGCAGATATCGTCCACTGTGGCTGAACTTAACGTCAGAAACCGACGAGATGATCTCAGAGAAGAAAGAGCGATTGCCTGGGTCCTCTGGTTCCTCAAAGACTTCCAGAAAGAGGAAAAAGATACAATTCAAACTGAATCCATCttcactttaaataattttagtgGGAAGCTTTTAACAcaaaaggaacagtttacccaagaatgaaagttctgtcatcatttattcatcatcacgttgttccaaatctgtataagaATCTTTGTtcacatgaacacaaaagaagatattttgaagaatgtaggacagcaaactgtcaataactgtttggttacaagcattcttccaaatatcttattcgatgttcatcaaaacaaagacattaatacagatttgaaataactCTAGAGtgagtaaattcatttttatggtaCTGTCCATGTAAGGACGATGGTTTTGAAAGGATGAAGCTCCATTACTTAGCCCTGCAGTTACACAGTACATTCTACTGTACGCTGTCGCTTTCCATGAGCAGGCATTTTGTGTCTATCCGGCTCTGCTGGGAACCGTTTCAATGGCTCCGCAGTTAATGATGGCAATAAAAGCCTTCAACACTGCGGTGTTTTAATGTAGCTATAAGAGTAAATCTTGCTACAAGTGCTAATTTCTCCAGCAGCTAGCGCAGCTGTTCTTCATAATTGTTATCAACTACATTGCTAACCAAGAAACTTAGAGCAGGTTCTTCTGAATAAGTTGAGTATATTGCTCCAAACATAAGACTTCAAGGGAGTAAGGAAACCCAAGATGTTTGAAAACTTTGTGTGAgcctcagatttttttattcaattatccTCATGCTGATCAAAACCTATCATCTTTTTATTCATACATGTCTGCAACTCCATAAGAGAGAGACTTTTTCCAAAATGTTTCTTGGGCGGTGTACTGTAccttaagggatagttcaccccaaaagtaaacattctctcatcatttactcaccctcatgtcattataaacctgtacgttctgcagaacacgagaCATTTAGAAGAtcgttagtaaccaaacaactttggccccattgacttcaattgtatgaacacaaaaccacgaAGACTTCCTATCAcgttaaatatgttttttgtatttccacagaagaaacagCCATTCACAGGTTTTAGACcccatgagggtaaataaatgataacagaatttttatttggggtgaactatccctttaagatttcCATCACAAATGTGGCATTCTAAATGTGGCAAGCCTATCCtcatttattacaatttaaGTTACCATTATTACATAAACCAGCTTTAAATTTCActgttaaatattaataacaaaacattcCAACAAAATCCTGGTTTTATAAAGGTGCATGCTTACTTTTCGAGTGCTTGTCACAGAGAGCCGACTCTCTCATGTCACAGAGGCGTAGCGTGCCTTTACTGCTGCTGTACACAAACATATGGCAGTGATGCGGGTGGAATTCTGCCGCTGTTATCACCTCTGTCAGGTCCTCCATATTGGCTGGCTTAATGTCCACAATGTCTGAGAAGGGAGGTGGTCAAGAGAACTTTCATGTACTCTACCATTCAAACACTATTTCCAACACCCACAAACAACAGTAAACACATCAAAACtatgacaaaacacaaaaggaacTATGCGCCTTATAAATTGAACGAGAGTAATATTGttccctattgacttccattgtatggacaccaaaccttttgagacatttctcaaaatatcttctatatTTCCCACAGAAGaaatgtacaggttttgaacaacgtGAGGGTTGCTCTCACCTACAACATatggctaaataaaaaacaaagagggTTGAATATTATTGATAGTTTAATATATTGATAGTCATATGTCAAAATATCCTGGTTTTACGCAACAACATGTTTAAAGAGTGATTTGCCACTCTGCTCATGCAGAAACAGACATCACAGGATTTCCAATTGCAAGCACATACAGACAATGGTAGCTTATTATGCATGTATCATTGGCTCCCTCAAAGGTATAAAGGCGTACCGTTGATTATTATTCTGTTCACACGCACATCCACTTTCACTATGCACTACATGCAGGCACACACAACCGCTATTCCTCCTGAAGGTAGCTATTATGTGTTTTAAGGGAAAGTGTTTCCTTGGTgaattattgaaatgttttccgTAGATATTACATTTCTAGGTCAGCGCCCTGTTCAATAGAGTAGCGGCTACGTAGTCTGAAACAAAAACGCTGCATCCTTAGTCTAGTAACAACAACCCAGTTTAGTAACAATTTTATTCTAAAATCACACCAGAATCACATTTATAGCTAtgtgcaagttatttttaatatatagtcCACATAGCTTAACCTGTAATCTACGGAGTTGACAGTAAATATGAATACGCCAATAAAAGCATCATGATACGTATCTTCATctatttctctgtgtgtgtgtgtgtgtgtgcgcgagaaTAGAGCACATGAAGGATACTGAAGCTGCGGTCCGTGATGTCCAGATGCCACATGTTGATCCTGAGATCATCAGCTGACAGATATGTCTCACCATCGCTGTTGACTGAGATGGAGTTGACATGGTAGGTGTGGCCGTTGGCAAAGATTCTGCGGGGCCGCACTTCGACCATCAAGTCAGTGGGTTTTAGTACAGGTACCTTGAAGGAAACCGATTATTGCATCTTCTGTTTTGAGGACATGAGCTGACATACTTTTAATAAGTCAGTGACTCATGCAAATGCTAAATCAAACCCGTAACACGTCCTGCACTGTATTGATCAACCTATCATCAGCTGTGGAAATACCCGTAATGAGGTCACGGTGGAGATGTCCTTTATTCGTCCTTCTTCATCCTTGAGATTGTATCCCTCTGGCCTTTTGTCTCTCTCGCTCACCTTCCATAGCTTTATCGTTTTATCTGTTGAAGTTATTATAAGAACAATATCaatttcattatattattaCACTTTCTATAACAAAACATGACTGATCATATTGCTCTACCATTCTTGATATTGCAAAGCATTTTTAGGACactattaataatgcattacgTTTCGGCTTCATTTGTAGATTATGGtcgttttttatttcatagaaATTCAACCCCACTATTTTAGGTTAGAATTTGATATTTATAGCACAGTATAATCAAAACTTCAATCTAtgattaaaattatttcatatacGCTTTTTAAGCATTGGGTTATTTGGACAAATATAAGATTGGTTTAAACCACAGGTGGGGTGCTAAAGGTTACCATTGGTTGAGAGGAGAAAGTGGGCAGCGTTTTGCTGTGGCAGCCATCGGATCTTGTTGATCTTCTCTTCGATTTCCAAACTCTTCAGATAGTCGAAGTCTGGTTCGTGACTCTGGAACGTACTGTAGACGTTATACTCGCCTGATTCGCACAGCTCCTCAGATTCACCTTTAGGCTGTATTATGGAATTAGACATACACTTTCAAAAATTCTTCAACACataattcatattttctgtGTTGAACTGCTGCATGTGTACGACAAGTTTCATTATCAAAGGTACAACACCTAAGCAAACGTTATCTAGTTAACAGTACTAATATTAGTGATGTATACAAATATAACATTACGTACTCCCTTACAGAAGAAGAACATACAATATATGACTTgtctataaatgtttaatgtttttatagttAGCAGAAACTATTTTGCTCGTTCTAAATGTGCTTCGAAAGCAGATCTCATTTTTTTGTGACTGGTTCTCTTCAATTCTACACCAGAGGTCTCATAACAACAATCTGTTCTGTCATAGAAGACAAATACTGTAGTTCAATTCACAGCCCAGATAAAGAGTGATCTGTAAACCAGATGGCACTATATGAAGCTCAATTTAAATAAGTCATTTAAATCAGATTCATTTGAATTCAGTCATGGAGCTCTTTGGGCAATGGAAAATAAAACCCCTTCATGCATATTCAGTGGTATAGgactacaaatattttttgcagcttagcatttttataattcattatGACCTTTGATCTTCCCCCCAACCTGCAACCACCAAGTCAACTTTTTCACAATCGAATTCATCCTCATGCATATCATCCCTTCTGcatattaaaacaatgcatCAATCTATATCAACCTAGTGCTCTTCACATCCTGACCtacctctgtctctctctgaaAGATGACCACTCTCCCCCCCTTATCCCCCGTAGCCAACAGATCCCCCGTCTGGTTAAACTCCACAGTAGAAATGACATCAGCTAGAGGGAGTGATAGAAACAGAGGTTAACCTTTAATAAATACGAATAATTAATCATAAAGAATATctatttatacagatattattatattatttaaactacAGTTCTAGTGAGTtatcaaaaatgtttgtactaaaattattaaaaacaatttctaaatgatgaaaaataaatatacagtttattatTATCACTCTCtctataatattataaagaccttaaaaaaacagcaaatataaGTTTTCCAATTCTGTAAACACAGACATTCTGCTtcgaaaataatgtttttctttattgtgtttCTGTCATATTACTCTCCATAATTTATGGGTTTTAAACAACTGCAGATGACAGGACagcacattttattttccacGTTCAGAACTCCTGTTTACACATTTCAAGAATTGTAAAAACTGTGTTAAGAATGACTGCAATCCTGGACCGAAATGCTTATAACACATTGTATAACAGTCTTGCGTGAAAATCCCaggcaaaaattattttacgCTACAAATATACTAAAGTAATAGCGGTGCACGAGCATGTGCTAGCCTAGCACTGCAAATACTATCGCACAACTGTAGGCCAACACTTTTAGTCAAGAGCCCTAAAACTTGATTAACAACAAACGCTTCTGCCAACAAGATGACGACACCTAATAAAAATAGCCTGGCCTGCTCTTGATAAAACATTGTGTAATGTCATAACTGTAAGCATTCAAAAGACGTACAGACAATATCCCGACAGAAACGTGCAAATTGTGcaataagaaattaaaatatatgccaacacactttatattaaaaacagtaTTTGAAATAGAAGCATTTACCAATTAATGGGTGGCTTCCTCTAAAGCTTTATCATTCGAATTtgcatgtgtttaactgaaTAATGCATCCTGTAACCCAATAACAGGTGTGTAATGGGAGAAGGTGACCAAAGTCTGATGAGTCAGCTGAAATACAAG harbors:
- the ppp2r2ca gene encoding protein phosphatase 2, regulatory subunit B, gamma a, whose product is MGEDGESPKINHSFLRDYVTEADVISTVEFNQTGDLLATGDKGGRVVIFQRETEPKGESEELCESGEYNVYSTFQSHEPDFDYLKSLEIEEKINKIRWLPQQNAAHFLLSTNDKTIKLWKVSERDKRPEGYNLKDEEGRIKDISTVTSLRVPVLKPTDLMVEVRPRRIFANGHTYHVNSISVNSDGETYLSADDLRINMWHLDITDRSFNIVDIKPANMEDLTEVITAAEFHPHHCHMFVYSSSKGTLRLCDMRESALCDKHSKIFEEPEDPGNRSFFSEIISSVSDVKFSHSGRYLLTRDYLTVKVWDLNMEKGPVETYQVHEYLRSKLCSLYENDCIFDKFECVWNSTDSVIMTGAYNSFFRMFDRETGRGVTLEAWRESSKPRAVLRTRRVYTGGRRRRGDVGVDSLDFSKKILHMAWHPAENIIAIAATNNLYIFQDRVNPENQ